A genomic segment from Legionella quinlivanii encodes:
- a CDS encoding HD family phosphohydrolase produces MHTTASDFSHLLKVLTDIGTALSAEKNHILLLESILMKAQEITHADGGTLYTCTDDQKLRFEILINKSLKLHLGGTSQNQNKLDDLPLYNEQGEANKNMLAPWAAISKKTIHIEDAYKDTRFKLSGTKQFDQQMNYHSQSFFVVPMTNHLNEVIGVLQLINAINPETKKISSFSKLSQQMVESLASQAAITITNQRLIQAQKELFDSLIQLIAKAIDEKSPYTGGHCRRVPIITRMIAEAACEVDYGPLKHFSMTEEEMYELEVAAWLHDCGKISIPEAVVDKATKLETIIDGIKWIDTRFEVLQRDAIIASLQAKIKKLTGTEFDLSQDNQLQEQLNILDQERDLIRKMNQGKEFTQDEDIEAMKKIAQRQWISSLGQKEDLLSETERQMLSIRRGTLSSQEREIINNHVKVTIKMLESLPYPKNLRNVPLYAGGHHEKLDGTGYPRGLTKEQLPIQARIIALADIFEALTASDRPYKKAIPLEEALEILNQMKIEGKIDPDLMNVFLSEKIYERYAREYL; encoded by the coding sequence ATGCACACGACTGCTTCTGATTTTTCTCATTTGCTGAAAGTGCTGACTGATATTGGAACTGCCCTTTCTGCTGAAAAAAATCATATCCTGCTGCTGGAATCCATTCTGATGAAAGCCCAGGAAATCACCCATGCCGATGGCGGCACTTTGTATACATGCACCGATGATCAAAAACTCAGATTCGAGATCCTGATTAATAAATCACTTAAACTTCATCTGGGAGGAACCAGTCAAAACCAGAATAAACTTGACGATCTGCCTTTATATAACGAGCAAGGCGAAGCCAATAAAAATATGCTGGCTCCCTGGGCCGCCATTAGTAAAAAAACGATTCATATTGAAGACGCCTACAAAGATACGCGGTTTAAGCTATCAGGAACCAAGCAATTCGACCAGCAAATGAATTATCATTCCCAATCGTTTTTTGTAGTTCCAATGACCAATCATCTGAATGAGGTCATTGGGGTGCTTCAATTAATTAATGCCATTAATCCTGAAACAAAAAAAATCAGTTCCTTCTCAAAGCTGAGTCAGCAAATGGTTGAATCTCTGGCCTCACAAGCGGCTATTACCATTACCAACCAACGGCTGATTCAGGCACAAAAAGAGCTTTTTGATTCATTGATACAGCTCATTGCCAAAGCAATTGACGAGAAGTCTCCATATACAGGTGGTCATTGCCGGCGTGTACCCATAATTACCCGCATGATTGCTGAAGCTGCATGTGAAGTAGATTATGGTCCATTGAAACACTTTAGCATGACCGAAGAGGAAATGTACGAGTTGGAAGTCGCTGCCTGGCTTCATGATTGCGGAAAAATTTCAATCCCGGAAGCAGTGGTTGATAAAGCAACCAAACTTGAAACGATCATTGATGGGATTAAGTGGATTGACACACGATTTGAAGTGCTACAGCGTGATGCCATCATCGCTTCTTTGCAAGCCAAAATTAAGAAATTAACCGGCACAGAATTTGATTTATCTCAGGATAATCAATTGCAGGAACAATTGAATATCTTAGATCAGGAGCGCGATTTAATTCGAAAAATGAATCAGGGAAAAGAGTTTACTCAGGATGAAGACATCGAGGCCATGAAGAAAATAGCGCAGCGTCAATGGATTTCCTCGCTGGGCCAAAAGGAAGATCTCCTTTCCGAAACTGAAAGGCAAATGCTGTCGATTCGCCGCGGCACTCTGTCTTCGCAAGAAAGAGAAATCATCAACAACCATGTCAAAGTTACTATTAAAATGCTGGAGTCTTTACCCTACCCCAAAAATCTGCGGAATGTTCCGCTTTATGCGGGCGGGCATCACGAAAAACTGGATGGAACAGGCTATCCTCGCGGATTAACCAAAGAACAGCTTCCTATACAAGCGCGTATTATTGCGCTCGCGGATATTTTTGAAGCGCTCACAGCAAGCGACAGACCTTATAAAAAAGCAATTCCTTTGGAAGAAGCACTTGAAATTCTCAATCAAATGAAAATCGAAGGTAAAATTGACCCTGATTTGATGAACGTGTTCCTATCCGAAAAAATCTATGAGCGCTATGCTCGGGAATATCTGTAG
- a CDS encoding AAA family ATPase, producing the protein MLIILGGLPGTGKSTIARQLAKTIEAVYLRIDSIEQAIKNASQYSNQGGIQVIAEGYMTAYAIAKDNLEIGLTVVTDSVNPVEITREAYRKIAREMNKPYLEIEIICSDKAIHKERVETRQINIQGLTPPTWQEVLDRDYELWESKKLTIDTAIHTPEQAIKEIIARLGQK; encoded by the coding sequence ATGTTAATAATACTGGGTGGTTTACCAGGTACAGGTAAAAGTACTATTGCCAGGCAATTGGCCAAAACAATAGAGGCGGTTTATTTACGCATTGACAGCATTGAGCAGGCAATAAAAAATGCGTCTCAGTATAGTAATCAGGGCGGGATACAAGTCATCGCTGAGGGCTATATGACTGCTTATGCAATAGCGAAAGATAATCTGGAAATTGGCTTAACGGTGGTTACCGACTCTGTTAATCCCGTTGAAATTACCCGAGAAGCCTATCGAAAAATTGCAAGAGAGATGAATAAGCCCTATCTTGAAATTGAAATCATTTGCTCGGATAAAGCGATCCATAAAGAACGAGTTGAAACAAGACAAATCAATATTCAGGGTTTAACACCACCCACCTGGCAGGAAGTTCTTGACAGAGATTATGAGTTATGGGAAAGCAAGAAGCTAACGATTGATACTGCAATCCATACCCCTGAACAAGCAATTAAGGAAATTATTGCCAGGCTTGGTCAAAAATAA